Proteins from a single region of Mytilus trossulus isolate FHL-02 chromosome 2, PNRI_Mtr1.1.1.hap1, whole genome shotgun sequence:
- the LOC134705316 gene encoding uncharacterized protein LOC134705316: MTEMETRQKEEKSSTGDGNVSQSLLPDGSKETKEHSNSHNERRLIEHLKDRSGCISVFLLILLIISLVVNIYLVYFIGQDKQSCISVKSCQNITSLQKLIILDDYNCSSTPTGNGTTNVERILKLELLKTELKVLVQLPTNFILHKFSYDDDQEIVVCRKGKNHYYISCNKPYNDNCTVIHKSTETNTITTIQETGDQMVTYEIPTNCIYKRADLEWIQPQKCRSSSKPKI, encoded by the exons ATGACTGAAATGgaaacaagacaaaaagaagaaaagagcTCAACAGGAGACGGAAACGTCAGTCAATCTCTCCTACCGGATGGAAGTAAAGAAACGAAAGAACATTCAAACTCTCATAATGAAAGAAGATTGATTGAACACCTAAAAGATCGCTCAGGCTGTATTTCTGTGTTCTTATTGATATTACTGATAATATCTCTCGTCGTTAACATTTACCTTGTTTACTTCATTGGTCAAGAT aaacagaGTTGCATTTCTGTTAAAAGCTGTCAAAATATAACAAGCCTACAAAAGCTGATAATTCTTGATGATTACAACTGTTCAAGCACACCAACAGGCAATGGTACTACAAACGTTG AAagaatattaaaacttgaattaTTGAAAACAGAGTTAAAAGTATTAGTGCAACTTCCAACCAACTTTATTTTACACAAGTTTTCATATGACGACGATCAGGAAATTGTGGTATGTAGAAAGGGCAAAAATCATTACTACATTTCTTGTAACAAACCATATAACGATAACTGCACTGTTATTCATAAAAGTACAGAGACGAACACTATAACTACAATTCAGGAAACAGGTGATCAAATGGTGACGTATGAAATACCTACCAATTGCATTTATAAAAGAGCTGACCTTGAATGGATTCAACCACAAAAGTGCAGGTCGTCATCGAAAcccaaaatttga